Proteins from a single region of Paenibacillus sp. BIHB 4019:
- a CDS encoding YkvA family protein encodes MDNLITGQPYRFKDEQEQQTAPEDTPNVNEWTSKIGDSAKQEKYVKQGFLRKIKKHAKKIPFAKHAVAMYYCAIDANTPTSAKVIAVGALAYILMPIDLIPDFVLGIGYTDDAAAFWAAYRSISMHVTDAHSEMAEQWFAN; translated from the coding sequence ATGGATAACTTGATTACAGGCCAGCCTTACCGCTTTAAGGATGAACAGGAGCAGCAGACAGCACCCGAAGATACGCCGAATGTCAATGAATGGACGTCCAAAATTGGCGATTCCGCCAAACAGGAAAAGTATGTGAAGCAAGGCTTTCTGCGGAAAATTAAAAAGCATGCCAAAAAGATCCCATTTGCGAAGCATGCCGTCGCCATGTACTACTGCGCCATTGACGCCAATACGCCCACTTCGGCTAAAGTCATTGCCGTTGGCGCGCTCGCTTATATTTTGATGCCGATTGATTTGATCCCTGATTTCGTGCTAGGCATTGGCTACACCGATGATGCAGCTGCTTTCTGGGCGGCTTACCGCAGCATCAGCATGCATGTGACAGACGCGCATAGCGAGATGGCGGAGCAATGGTTTGCGAATTAA
- a CDS encoding organic hydroperoxide resistance protein → MQNLYTATVTAVGGRDGQLKSEDGILELAIRAPKELGGPGGATNPEQLFAGGYAACFESALNVVARMKKIKVEKTQVTAHVTLGKEDDGGYGLEAKLDISVVGVDADVAKELVEAAHQVCPYSRATRGNIKVELNIV, encoded by the coding sequence ATGCAAAATTTATACACAGCAACAGTAACAGCAGTAGGCGGAAGAGACGGTCAGCTTAAATCCGAGGACGGCATTTTGGAATTGGCGATTCGCGCACCTAAGGAGCTGGGCGGCCCAGGCGGCGCAACGAATCCAGAGCAGCTTTTTGCTGGCGGCTATGCGGCTTGCTTTGAAAGCGCGTTGAACGTTGTAGCTAGAATGAAGAAGATCAAGGTTGAGAAGACGCAGGTTACAGCGCATGTCACGCTCGGCAAAGAAGACGATGGCGGCTACGGTTTGGAAGCGAAGCTGGACATTTCCGTAGTCGGCGTAGATGCGGATGTGGCGAAGGAGCTTGTTGAAGCGGCTCATCAGGTTTGCCCGTATTCGAGAGCAACAAGAGGCAACATTAAAGTGGAGCTGAACATCGTTTAA
- a CDS encoding VOC family protein, protein MSIKGLAHVAIQAKNYQETIAFYTLALGFKVGHHWSLPSFQIEEASMLISPDGRTCLEIFDNEAVIPAQGKKAASDEEIAHGALLHLAFYVEQVDAIYQKSLAHGATAYVEPSELALGEPPLLVRNAIVYSPNGEVIEFIEDVDFDRSGLSHNEQVLKEMK, encoded by the coding sequence ATGAGTATAAAAGGACTTGCCCATGTAGCGATTCAAGCGAAAAATTATCAAGAAACGATTGCGTTTTACACGCTCGCTTTAGGCTTTAAGGTGGGGCATCATTGGAGCTTGCCGTCCTTTCAGATTGAAGAAGCTTCGATGCTGATTTCGCCTGATGGACGGACTTGCCTGGAAATTTTCGATAATGAGGCCGTCATACCAGCACAAGGGAAAAAAGCAGCTTCTGACGAGGAAATCGCTCATGGGGCGCTGCTGCATCTGGCCTTTTATGTTGAGCAAGTCGATGCCATCTATCAGAAATCGCTTGCCCACGGCGCCACGGCGTATGTCGAGCCGAGCGAGCTTGCCCTTGGGGAACCGCCGCTGCTCGTACGAAATGCGATAGTCTATAGCCCAAACGGCGAAGTTATTGAGTTTATTGAGGATGTGGATTTTGATCGTTCGGGGCTTTCGCACAATGAGCAGGTACTGAAAGAAATGAAGTAG
- a CDS encoding GPR1/FUN34/YaaH family transporter encodes MQKESSNVKIMNADPSALGLFGLAIVTLVASSQKLGITTGYSFVIPWAIFLGAFAQLFACIQDSKRNNTFGTTAFGAYAFFWFAVATSWMFKMGVFGTALAGDVDGKQLGFAFAGYLVFTLFMTIGAVETNRVLLIIFCLIDLLFLGLTLDAFSVAPEIFHTLAAYSELAIGIVSLYGCGASVLNAHFGRSFLPIGKPFGIFKPRA; translated from the coding sequence ATGCAAAAGGAATCATCGAACGTCAAAATTATGAATGCTGATCCGAGTGCCCTAGGCTTATTCGGACTAGCCATTGTCACCTTGGTCGCATCATCTCAAAAGCTTGGAATTACGACGGGCTACAGCTTCGTCATCCCATGGGCCATCTTCCTGGGCGCATTCGCCCAGTTATTCGCTTGCATTCAAGATTCCAAGCGGAACAATACATTTGGTACGACCGCTTTCGGCGCTTATGCCTTTTTCTGGTTCGCAGTCGCCACGAGCTGGATGTTTAAAATGGGTGTTTTCGGCACCGCACTCGCAGGCGATGTCGACGGCAAGCAGCTCGGCTTCGCATTCGCCGGGTATCTCGTATTTACGCTGTTTATGACGATTGGCGCGGTGGAAACGAATCGTGTTCTGCTGATCATTTTCTGCTTGATTGATCTATTGTTCCTAGGACTTACGCTCGATGCTTTCAGCGTTGCACCTGAAATTTTCCATACGCTGGCTGCCTACTCCGAGCTCGCCATTGGCATCGTATCGCTTTACGGCTGCGGCGCTTCCGTGCTGAACGCTCATTTCGGCCGAAGCTTCCTGCCGATTGGCAAGCCGTTCGGCATTTTCAAGCCGCGCGCTTAG
- a CDS encoding Lrp/AsnC family transcriptional regulator, which yields MDHYLDDIDKKIMQLLQQNARMPISQISKQIAMSSPSVKERIMKLEEKNIIASYTTVFRLQELNRGMTTFILVKTEQCQELVDFCHNAGEVTDLFRISGEYNYLIKIQTASIGEVAAFQDTLVQLGASKSHISMKNIIENRVLL from the coding sequence ATGGATCATTACCTTGATGATATTGACAAAAAAATTATGCAGCTGCTTCAGCAAAATGCCAGAATGCCCATCTCTCAGATCAGCAAACAAATCGCCATGTCCTCTCCCTCGGTTAAAGAAAGAATAATGAAGCTGGAAGAGAAAAATATTATCGCTTCGTACACAACCGTGTTTCGCTTGCAGGAGCTGAATCGCGGAATGACCACCTTTATTCTGGTGAAAACAGAGCAATGCCAAGAGCTGGTCGATTTTTGCCACAACGCCGGCGAAGTAACGGATTTATTTCGCATTAGCGGCGAATATAATTATTTAATTAAAATACAGACTGCCTCTATCGGAGAGGTTGCTGCATTTCAAGACACACTGGTCCAGCTTGGAGCATCCAAATCCCATATTAGTATGAAAAATATAATTGAAAACAGAGTTTTGCTTTAA
- a CDS encoding CPBP family intramembrane glutamic endopeptidase yields the protein MMTETNKSPLNKPAFSEKRPVLAILIIQLLLLFAVSAAGAYATIKELDYTAPVLLSFIPIALALIIYLTLRKKWGFAGFRPLSAIPQGGWKYYLPLVAVLAVIGTNGLKALTPGEIYFFIFFTLLVGFVEETVYRGLILNILLRKSASTAVIVSSLLFGVTHILNALSGQNAVDTTIQIVYSLAVGLSLALLMVKNRNIVPLILFHFVHNLIQFLGNDRSAIGPDLLIIAILAAHCIWVGMSLRKGKAMA from the coding sequence ATGATGACCGAAACGAATAAGAGCCCCCTAAATAAACCAGCTTTTTCTGAGAAGAGGCCTGTGCTCGCAATCCTTATCATCCAGCTGCTGCTGCTGTTTGCCGTCTCCGCTGCCGGAGCCTATGCCACCATTAAAGAACTGGATTATACAGCACCTGTGCTGCTCTCTTTCATCCCTATTGCGCTTGCCTTGATCATCTACTTAACTTTGCGGAAAAAATGGGGCTTTGCCGGCTTTCGCCCGCTGTCCGCCATTCCGCAAGGCGGCTGGAAGTATTACCTTCCACTCGTAGCTGTGCTGGCCGTAATTGGCACGAATGGGCTCAAGGCGCTTACGCCGGGCGAAATTTATTTTTTCATCTTTTTCACCTTGCTTGTCGGCTTTGTAGAGGAGACGGTTTACCGCGGCCTTATTCTGAACATCCTGCTGCGCAAATCGGCTTCAACCGCGGTCATCGTGTCCAGCCTGCTGTTTGGTGTCACTCATATTTTGAACGCTTTATCGGGGCAAAATGCGGTAGATACGACGATTCAAATCGTTTACTCCTTGGCGGTCGGACTATCCCTTGCGTTATTAATGGTGAAAAATCGCAACATTGTGCCGCTGATTCTATTCCACTTTGTCCACAACCTGATTCAGTTTCTGGGCAACGATCGCAGCGCCATCGGTCCGGATCTGCTCATTATTGCAATTCTCGCGGCGCACTGCATATGGGTAGGCATGAGCCTCAGAAAAGGGAAAGCAATGGCTTAA
- a CDS encoding helix-turn-helix transcriptional regulator, which translates to MLEYIILGLLMEQPMSGYDMKKTINHSVGIFYRASFGSLYPALKRLETKRWVSVSAELDHSKNKKLYTLLPEGKATFLAWLAEPIQLSRSELLLKVFFFDYLDEDTRQQRLSEYQMRLGQEIGRLKAVEGIVAGELKEVPNPENYYYRVSVLSYGLDYFLMEQKWIQAIKERKDLNDDRNE; encoded by the coding sequence ATGCTTGAATACATAATATTAGGACTGTTAATGGAGCAGCCGATGAGCGGCTATGACATGAAGAAGACGATTAACCATTCCGTCGGCATTTTCTACCGGGCGAGCTTCGGAAGCCTGTATCCCGCCTTAAAGCGTCTGGAAACTAAGCGCTGGGTAAGCGTATCGGCGGAGCTTGATCATAGTAAAAATAAAAAGCTCTACACGCTGCTGCCAGAAGGCAAAGCGACTTTTCTCGCCTGGCTGGCGGAACCGATTCAGCTGTCGCGAAGCGAGCTGCTGCTCAAGGTTTTCTTTTTCGACTATTTGGATGAGGACACCCGCCAGCAGCGCCTTAGTGAATACCAGATGCGTTTAGGTCAGGAAATCGGCAGGCTGAAGGCCGTTGAAGGCATTGTTGCTGGAGAGCTGAAGGAAGTGCCTAATCCGGAGAACTACTACTACCGAGTGTCCGTGTTGTCCTACGGGCTCGACTATTTTCTAATGGAGCAGAAGTGGATTCAAGCGATTAAAGAGAGGAAGGATTTAAATGATGACCGAAACGAATAA
- a CDS encoding DUF3169 family protein gives MSKGKSRKLQWVLIFVLSGLFGFGVSYFSMSNAGKLNFEGISVGFFRLDIIHMLFLLASVGTWAASVRYCLKFNQEEDKEAGEKLLSSSMMLNTFGTYTAIVGSMTLLSQMIIEDLHGKPVLALLIISLLLVLAHIRLQSLLFKVFNRNFPKRVFDTGRPFGAKQAYMDKLDEAEKFIVYKASYRAFNMINNTLYALVFVTFAYSALSSFQLFPFLILLVLFIVNNLAYYQETKKYQ, from the coding sequence ATGAGCAAGGGGAAATCACGGAAGCTGCAGTGGGTGCTTATTTTTGTCCTTAGTGGACTATTTGGATTTGGAGTTAGCTATTTTAGCATGTCGAATGCAGGGAAATTGAATTTCGAAGGGATATCGGTGGGATTTTTTCGCCTTGATATCATCCATATGCTGTTTCTGCTCGCTTCTGTAGGAACTTGGGCTGCGAGCGTTAGGTACTGCCTGAAGTTTAACCAGGAGGAGGATAAGGAAGCGGGAGAGAAGCTGCTCAGTTCCAGCATGATGCTGAACACGTTTGGTACATATACGGCAATCGTTGGCAGCATGACGCTGCTTTCACAGATGATCATTGAGGACTTGCATGGCAAGCCGGTGCTTGCGCTTTTGATTATTTCGTTATTGCTGGTGCTTGCGCACATTCGGCTGCAATCGCTGTTGTTTAAAGTGTTTAACCGCAATTTCCCGAAGCGGGTTTTTGATACCGGGCGCCCTTTTGGAGCAAAGCAGGCCTATATGGACAAGCTGGATGAGGCGGAGAAGTTCATTGTGTATAAAGCGTCGTATCGCGCTTTCAACATGATCAACAATACGCTGTATGCGCTCGTATTTGTAACCTTTGCCTACTCCGCGTTAAGCAGCTTTCAATTGTTTCCGTTCCTCATCCTGTTAGTTTTGTTTATCGTGAACAATTTGGCGTATTACCAGGAGACGAAGAAGTACCAGTAA
- a CDS encoding helix-turn-helix transcriptional regulator, translating to MKLDNRVRELRARFRMSQTELAEAIDVSRQTISLIERGDYSPSVVLALKMAKLFKEPVEFIFILNDDEEELQ from the coding sequence ATGAAGCTCGATAATCGGGTTCGCGAATTACGGGCTCGTTTTCGAATGAGCCAGACGGAGCTGGCTGAAGCCATCGATGTCTCTCGGCAAACGATCAGCTTAATTGAACGGGGCGACTATTCCCCGTCAGTGGTTCTAGCGTTAAAGATGGCGAAGCTGTTTAAGGAGCCTGTGGAATTTATTTTCATATTGAATGATGATGAGGAGGAACTTCAATGA
- a CDS encoding MOSC domain-containing protein → MGAGVVVKQVLLAEEKGNFVTREVPSIEVQLGGIPGDRHYGLLRPADSRQKIYSRGTMIANRRQISIVSAEECAIIAENMGLPLIKPQWLGANLLISGIEKLTELPVGTRLLFPDGTGLICEGENLPCIAPGKVIEEAIGHAGLRSKFVPAARKRRGIVCSVECEGSIKTGDSVRVMKVKAEG, encoded by the coding sequence ATGGGTGCTGGCGTTGTGGTGAAGCAGGTATTACTAGCGGAGGAGAAGGGGAACTTCGTAACACGCGAGGTGCCAAGCATTGAAGTGCAGCTAGGCGGGATTCCGGGCGACCGTCATTATGGGCTGCTTCGCCCAGCGGACTCACGGCAAAAAATTTATTCTCGCGGCACGATGATTGCAAATCGCAGGCAGATCAGCATTGTGTCGGCAGAAGAGTGTGCGATTATTGCGGAAAATATGGGCTTGCCGCTTATTAAACCGCAGTGGCTTGGGGCCAACCTGTTAATTAGCGGCATCGAGAAGCTGACGGAGCTTCCAGTGGGGACGAGGCTGCTGTTTCCGGATGGTACCGGCTTAATTTGTGAAGGGGAAAATCTGCCGTGCATCGCCCCCGGCAAGGTCATTGAGGAGGCGATTGGACATGCGGGACTGCGCAGCAAATTCGTTCCTGCCGCCCGCAAGCGCAGGGGAATTGTCTGTTCCGTTGAATGCGAAGGCAGCATTAAAACGGGCGACAGCGTACGCGTCATGAAGGTTAAGGCTGAAGGATAG
- a CDS encoding DUF1361 domain-containing protein: MADHLRAVTGREIYLFLDWDVFLAWVPLGLSLIIELAAFYLKKKHTALKTLILLPLGLAWLLFYPNSAYLITDMLHPFMRVQADGGGHFVQTMEFWKHLFIFLTAASVGVLLSVVSLYSLHQLVRQAFGAVAGWLFTVGILLLSSFGIYIGRFVRWNTWDVWTRPHVIFGQLYEIVTNAKAEALLIPFTSLIFAFTLFFYVVLYAFTWIRR; encoded by the coding sequence TTGGCGGATCACTTAAGGGCGGTAACGGGCCGCGAAATTTATTTATTTTTGGATTGGGATGTTTTTCTGGCGTGGGTTCCACTGGGGCTCTCCTTAATTATTGAGCTGGCAGCTTTTTATTTGAAAAAGAAGCATACAGCATTGAAGACGCTAATCCTACTGCCTCTTGGACTGGCATGGCTGCTCTTCTATCCAAATTCCGCTTATTTGATTACGGACATGCTGCACCCCTTTATGCGGGTTCAGGCTGATGGGGGCGGGCATTTTGTCCAGACGATGGAATTTTGGAAGCATCTTTTTATTTTTCTGACAGCGGCTTCGGTTGGCGTACTGCTAAGCGTAGTCTCGTTATATTCGCTGCATCAGCTTGTCCGGCAAGCCTTTGGCGCTGTTGCTGGCTGGCTGTTCACTGTGGGCATTTTGCTGCTCAGCAGCTTCGGCATCTACATCGGCCGGTTTGTCCGCTGGAATACTTGGGATGTATGGACAAGACCGCATGTCATATTCGGCCAGCTTTATGAGATTGTAACGAATGCGAAGGCAGAGGCGCTGCTTATCCCCTTCACGTCGTTGATCTTTGCTTTCACTTTATTTTTTTATGTGGTGCTTTATGCATTTACTTGGATAAGGCGGTAA
- a CDS encoding ankyrin repeat domain-containing protein, with protein MATEWDERMMQASKSGNIAAIKTLISEGMDLNDSNNPAIVTASKQGKRPVFEFLLEQGADINAVNHVGSSALSHAVSWGNAKAAEALLALGINVALHGGLALRGAAGGRLDLVKMLVEAGAPVNFNEPDMVRPYGGTPLQAAAGIGHLPIVRYLLEAGADPAIKDSYGERAYTDAKRYKHKEVMELIYSYEPKELHDFDNRAAQLKKAGLPAAIIRDLGETSSRVEMPDCEQVSYIEFGSVLDVSELEYGGLKLLNLLADMDNYSSLGMFVWVPAHKKFASYDVEHQELMLLPDATWAKLRKKPGVFIDRILNGEYEPEARAD; from the coding sequence ATGGCAACAGAATGGGACGAGCGTATGATGCAAGCTAGCAAGAGCGGGAATATAGCAGCGATCAAAACGCTTATTTCCGAAGGCATGGATTTGAATGATTCAAACAATCCAGCTATCGTTACAGCTTCGAAGCAGGGCAAGCGCCCCGTATTCGAGTTTTTGCTCGAGCAGGGCGCGGATATTAATGCGGTGAATCATGTGGGCAGCTCGGCCTTGTCTCATGCCGTCAGTTGGGGAAATGCGAAGGCGGCAGAAGCGCTGCTGGCACTTGGCATTAATGTCGCCTTGCATGGCGGCCTTGCTTTGCGTGGTGCGGCGGGAGGGCGTCTGGATTTGGTCAAGATGCTCGTAGAGGCAGGCGCGCCTGTTAATTTTAATGAGCCGGACATGGTGCGCCCGTATGGCGGAACACCGCTGCAAGCAGCTGCCGGCATCGGGCATTTGCCAATCGTTCGTTATTTGCTGGAGGCAGGTGCTGATCCGGCGATTAAGGACAGCTATGGAGAGCGGGCTTACACTGATGCGAAGCGCTATAAGCATAAAGAAGTAATGGAGCTCATCTATTCATACGAGCCGAAGGAGCTGCATGATTTCGATAACCGAGCGGCTCAATTGAAAAAAGCAGGCCTTCCCGCCGCCATTATACGCGACCTGGGAGAGACAAGCAGCCGGGTTGAAATGCCGGATTGTGAGCAGGTATCCTATATTGAATTTGGTTCGGTATTGGACGTCTCGGAACTGGAATATGGAGGGCTCAAGCTGCTTAATTTACTTGCAGATATGGACAATTATTCGTCGCTTGGCATGTTCGTCTGGGTGCCGGCACATAAGAAATTCGCCAGCTACGATGTGGAGCATCAGGAGCTGATGCTGCTGCCGGACGCGACATGGGCGAAGCTGCGGAAAAAGCCGGGCGTGTTCATCGACCGCATATTAAACGGCGAGTATGAGCCGGAGGCGCGGGCGGACTGA
- a CDS encoding NINE protein, whose product MSSKSKVAAGLLAILLGGLGIHKFYLGRPIWGIIYILFCWTYIPAIVGLIEGIIYLLSSDQAFSMKYDKHHLR is encoded by the coding sequence ATCTCTTCAAAAAGCAAAGTAGCTGCTGGATTGCTCGCCATCCTCTTAGGTGGTTTAGGCATTCATAAATTTTATCTTGGCAGACCGATATGGGGTATTATCTACATCCTATTTTGCTGGACTTATATCCCTGCCATAGTAGGGTTAATCGAAGGAATTATTTATCTGCTTTCTTCGGATCAAGCTTTTTCTATGAAATATGACAAACATCATTTGCGTTAA
- a CDS encoding methyl-accepting chemotaxis protein codes for MNIRKKLITGFAAVLLLTLAVGMISWFQFTALDKAYQNLLSDRVQKILWVNELKQHSTDQSNRVGGYIITRNSLQLDKYEEDRMLFAKTMKLLEASIENPVSIELAAKLKQLEAEYKTVSQEMIAAKEQDNMDEVVTLVETKGSPIAEQLIETADQLVDFQQSQLSEGQATLTKEVGEVQSIIMTTIVVAMVLGIALAVLIGQIIARPVQKVALAARQIADGDLTGADIVLRQKDEIGAMALDFNKMKHHLRQLMQTINHNAMEVEAASKELSGGAEQAVMASNHIAESVQQVSEASDQQSASITENKQAIEESAISIQRIADSAAVTSESSELALQQAERGSALLGETIGQLKQLHLTIDQSAAVIYELGEQSRAIEGITQFIREIANQTNLLSLNASIEAARAGEGGRGFAVVAGEVKKLAEQTGEASDKIAVFIRAMVDKVNGAVVSMQKGSGEVESSTAYMNQTGEAFEQVYAAIRTVTSQVQEVSASAEQLAASTEQQLATEEQLVVLANNISDNSQSVAAVCEEQLASMEEISASAEALSQMANVLRGEIQKFTFEKEQA; via the coding sequence GTGAACATTCGAAAAAAGCTAATTACAGGTTTTGCAGCAGTATTATTGCTTACTTTGGCAGTCGGAATGATTAGCTGGTTTCAGTTTACGGCCCTGGATAAGGCTTACCAGAATTTGCTGAGTGATCGTGTGCAGAAAATATTGTGGGTCAACGAGCTCAAGCAGCATTCAACGGATCAATCCAATCGTGTAGGGGGTTATATCATTACTAGAAACTCCTTGCAATTAGATAAATATGAAGAAGATCGAATGCTGTTTGCTAAAACGATGAAGTTATTGGAAGCTTCCATCGAAAATCCCGTCTCGATAGAGCTGGCAGCGAAGCTCAAGCAGCTGGAGGCGGAATACAAGACGGTATCGCAGGAAATGATTGCGGCCAAGGAACAGGATAATATGGATGAGGTCGTAACGCTGGTAGAGACGAAGGGCTCGCCCATTGCGGAGCAATTGATAGAGACAGCGGATCAACTGGTGGATTTCCAGCAATCGCAGCTGAGTGAGGGCCAAGCAACATTGACGAAGGAAGTAGGGGAAGTGCAATCGATTATTATGACGACTATCGTCGTTGCTATGGTCCTAGGTATCGCTTTGGCGGTGCTCATTGGACAAATCATTGCCCGTCCCGTTCAGAAGGTAGCTCTAGCAGCGCGGCAAATTGCGGATGGCGACCTGACGGGAGCGGATATTGTGCTGCGCCAGAAGGATGAAATCGGGGCGATGGCACTGGACTTCAATAAAATGAAGCATCATTTGCGGCAGCTGATGCAAACCATCAATCATAATGCGATGGAGGTAGAAGCGGCCTCGAAAGAGCTGTCCGGTGGAGCGGAGCAGGCGGTAATGGCTTCCAACCATATTGCAGAGTCTGTGCAGCAGGTATCGGAAGCATCCGATCAGCAGTCTGCGAGCATTACGGAGAACAAGCAGGCGATTGAAGAGAGTGCCATCAGCATTCAGCGTATTGCTGATTCGGCTGCGGTCACTTCGGAATCGTCTGAGCTCGCCTTGCAGCAGGCGGAACGCGGCAGTGCGCTGCTCGGCGAGACGATTGGCCAACTGAAGCAGCTCCACTTGACGATTGATCAATCGGCTGCTGTCATTTACGAGCTTGGCGAGCAATCGCGGGCGATTGAGGGAATTACACAGTTTATTCGCGAAATTGCCAATCAGACAAACCTGCTGTCGCTGAATGCTTCCATTGAGGCGGCGCGGGCAGGAGAAGGCGGCAGAGGCTTTGCCGTCGTTGCTGGCGAGGTGAAGAAGCTGGCTGAGCAGACAGGCGAAGCATCCGATAAAATCGCCGTTTTCATTCGTGCTATGGTGGACAAGGTGAACGGCGCAGTCGTATCCATGCAGAAGGGCTCAGGCGAAGTGGAGTCCAGCACGGCTTATATGAATCAGACAGGTGAAGCTTTTGAGCAGGTGTATGCGGCTATTCGGACCGTAACCAGCCAAGTACAGGAAGTTTCGGCCTCTGCGGAGCAGCTGGCGGCTTCGACAGAGCAGCAGCTTGCAACCGAGGAGCAACTGGTCGTGCTTGCGAATAACATATCGGACAACTCCCAAAGCGTGGCGGCCGTCTGCGAGGAGCAGTTGGCATCGATGGAGGAAATATCAGCTTCGGCCGAAGCGCTCAGCCAGATGGCGAATGTGCTGAGGGGCGAGATTCAGAAGTTTACTTTTGAGAAGGAGCAGGCTTAA
- a CDS encoding putative quinol monooxygenase — protein sequence MIIVQAFLKVQADAREAFIEQAKILIAATQQEPGNISYKLYEDAEQRSHFVMLEEWRDQQAIDEHNESAHYTAFAGFARGVLAAPPELKLSTPKQ from the coding sequence ATGATTATTGTACAAGCATTTTTGAAGGTACAAGCAGATGCACGTGAGGCTTTTATCGAGCAGGCGAAGATTCTGATCGCCGCGACGCAGCAGGAGCCGGGCAATATAAGCTACAAGCTGTATGAGGATGCGGAGCAGCGGAGTCATTTTGTGATGCTGGAGGAATGGCGGGATCAGCAGGCGATTGACGAGCATAATGAATCGGCGCATTACACAGCATTTGCTGGCTTTGCCCGCGGCGTATTGGCGGCACCGCCAGAACTTAAGCTTTCTACACCAAAACAATAA
- a CDS encoding DUF3238 domain-containing protein: MADQVAVRVTAFIPEAWIEFMRTSAVKILYKGNNRGFKYDTLNDLEAFKLCSHINVNFSNKTITHYPGVGPTVERTVDIKTGEVLRPDISGQASNDGVKCISKSFISNYAEIKLRAAVNIPTFNPSPDIDWEYTIRVYSDGKVSVTGTHDSYPAHEIWKKVDSSAPVSLHQYDPRTAGETVYTGLIKFNKKVDVVNK, from the coding sequence ATGGCTGATCAAGTGGCAGTACGAGTAACGGCGTTTATTCCAGAGGCGTGGATTGAGTTTATGCGTACAAGTGCGGTTAAGATTTTATACAAAGGCAATAACCGGGGGTTTAAGTACGATACTCTGAATGACCTAGAGGCGTTTAAATTATGCTCCCATATTAATGTGAATTTCTCTAATAAGACGATTACGCATTACCCGGGTGTGGGGCCGACTGTAGAAAGAACGGTTGATATTAAAACAGGAGAAGTTCTTAGGCCTGATATTAGCGGACAGGCTTCTAACGATGGTGTTAAATGTATTTCCAAATCATTTATTAGCAATTATGCAGAAATAAAACTGCGCGCGGCGGTAAATATTCCAACTTTTAACCCTTCGCCAGATATTGATTGGGAATATACAATCCGTGTTTATTCGGATGGAAAGGTATCCGTTACAGGAACACATGATTCTTATCCTGCCCATGAAATTTGGAAGAAAGTAGATTCGTCGGCTCCTGTTTCACTTCATCAATATGATCCGAGAACGGCTGGCGAAACTGTATATACAGGACTCATTAAATTTAATAAGAAAGTAGATGTTGTCAATAAGTAA